A window of the Xenopus laevis strain J_2021 chromosome 9_10L, Xenopus_laevis_v10.1, whole genome shotgun sequence genome harbors these coding sequences:
- the zp2.L gene encoding zzona pellucida glycoprotein 2 L homeolog precursor (The RefSeq protein has 2 substitutions compared to this genomic sequence), whose product MGRPAMIPIHVPKYFTKAWFFIFGCFLVSLCEAMETLDFPGSVTCLNDKILVKKPKGLRLNAWQNLHIVDSAGVQILDCGHFVDGKTLTVPYKCTEYQTGRHIFQIAFSKSSMGERILPYRISCDGLQADEPGSSVVTCTKDSMTVRIPRTLSGFDDEIPVAAPSFWDLEVKFTGQTSLLGMSEARQRGYQFSSDPYYLTVQASYSAFGLNVFNLENQRLYVADLRLVSQFGSPRISIDTPMICARDSPSCNSTHATVLIPFFGGVLTGINVNSVNIQLSSYSLQQHGITLDSRNGYRLYIKRSTLKGDRNDVLVLTFIYYGKTVPMLISLVCSGGSNVDPTGHTDTVSACTLDGHMDIEVISTITKPELNLTTVKLRDGACQPSQITNNFLRFHVPLNGCGTTVKIVGTKVFYENEIHALWKDFPPRRISRDSEFRQTIRCYYNTGGNASVIVNVWTLPPPVSARTDGPLTLVLNVYPDVSYGTAYSNNQYPVVKTLLDPIFLEVQVLNRNDPNIELVLDDCWATMTSNPNSTPQWNVVVDGCQEEMDNLWTIFHPVGINVARPSHRKRFEVKTFAFVLGGDVLSNLVYFHCHAIICNKLAPDFSLCSKTCSVGRRKRDELSMYRESSTVSLSGPILIVDLESSTQNKDHTSSVGRLAVGALFILGFVAVVVFALLLISVFKRRSTLSNFCNKIQSKK is encoded by the exons ATGGGGCGTCCTGCTATGATCCCAATACATGTACCCAAATACTTCACTAAGGCCTg GTTTTTCATTTTTGGTTGCTTTTTGGTGTCACTATGTGAGGCTATGGAAACCCTTGATTTTCCAG ggTCTGTTACGTGCCTTAATGATAAAATACTGGTAAAAAAGCCCAAAGGGCTTCGCTTGAATGCTTGGCAGAATCTTCATATAGTGG ATTCAGCTGGTGTTCAGATCTTAGACTGTGGTCATTTTGTGGATGGTAAAACTCTAACTGTTCCATACAAATGCACTGAATATCAG ACAGGAAGGCACATCTTTCAAATTGCATTCTCCAAGAGTTCAATGGGAGATAGAATTCTTCCCTACAGAATTAGCTGTGATGGTCTACAGGCAGATGAACCAGGATCATCAGTAGTGACCTGTACAAAAGACTCCATGACA gtAAGAATCCCACGAACTCTTTCTGGTTTTGATGATGAG ATACCGGTCGCTGCTCCTTCATTCTGGGACCTGGAAGTAAAATTCACAGGGCAGACTTCGTTACTCGGAATGAGCGAGGCCAGGCAAAGGGGATACCAGTTTTCAAGTGATCCTTATTATTTAACAGTTCAGGCTTCCTACAGTGCGTTTGGCCTTAATGTATTCAAT tTGGAAAACCAGAGACTTTATGTGGCAGATCTTCGTCTGGTTTCACAGTTTGGTAGTCCAAGGATTTCTATTGACACCCCAATGATCTGTGCAAGAG ATTCTCCCAGCTGCAATTCTACACATGCGACTGTTCTGATACCATTTTTTGGCGGTGTCTTGACTGGTATAAATGTCAACAGTGTGAATATCCAACTGAGTTCTTATTCCCTTCAACAACATGGAATCACCCTGGACTCTAGAAATGGCTACAGGCTTTACATTAAGAGATCTACGTTAAAG GGTGACAGAAATGACGTTCTGGTACTAACCTTCATTTATTATGGTAAAACTGTGCCAATGCTGATATCATTAGTATGTTCTGGAGGTTCAAATGTTGATCCAACTGGGCATACGGATACAG TTTCAGCATGCACACTGGATGGTCACATGGACATCGAAGTCATTTCAACTATTACAAAACCTGAACTGAACTTGACAACTGTGAAGCTGAGGGATGGGGCCTGCCAACCAAGCCAGATAACAAACAACTTTCTCAGATTCCATGTGCCTTTAAATGGCTGTGGGACGACCGTCAAG ATTGTGGGGACCAAAGTGTTTTATGAAAATGAAATTCATGCTCTGTGGAAGGATTTCCCACCAAGAagaatctcaagagacagtgaGTTTAG ACAGACTATCCGCTGCTACTACAACACTGGTGGAAATGCATCGGTAATTGTAAATGTGTGGACTCTTCCACCCCCAGTCTCAGCCAGGACGGATGGTCCCCTTACTCTGGTACTCAACGTATATCCAG ATGTCTCCTATGGAACAGCCTACAGTAATAACCAGTATCCAGTTGTGAAAACTTTGCTTGACCCAATATTCCTAGAAGTACAAGTTCTGAATCGCAATGACCCAAACATTGAACTAGTGCTGGATGATTGCTGGGCAACAATGACGTCAAATCCAAACTCTACTCCCCAGTGGAATGTTGTTGTAGATGG CTGCCAAGAGGAAATGGATAATCTTTGGACAATCTTTCACCCTGTTGGCATAAATGTGGCAAGACCAAGTCACCGGAAGAGGTTTGAAGTGAAGACCTTTGCTTTTGTATTGGGTGGTGACGTATTAAGCAACCTG GTCTACTTTCACTGCCATGCAATTATATGCAACAAACTAGCTCCTGATTTCTCTTTATGCTCTAAGACATGTTCTGTGGGGAGAAGAAAAAGAG ATGAGCTGTCCATGTACAGAGAATCCTCTACAGTGAGTCTATCAGGTCCTATCCTGATTGTGGATCTAGAGTCCTCCACCCAGAATAAAG ATCACAAAAGTTCTGTAGGTCGTCTTGCTGTTGGTGCCCTGTTTATCCTTGGATTTGTCGCAGTGGTTGTGTTTGCTCTGCTACTGATATCTGTTTTTAAAAGAAGATCCACACTGAgcaatttttgtaataaaatacaaagcaaaaaataa